The DNA sequence CTTCTTCGTTGATAGAAGGTGAGTCAGGTATTTATATGGTAAAGGTCACCAAGAAAGAAGCCGCGCCCAATATTGACAATTTCAGCACCTACGCCAATACGCTAAGAACCTCCAAAGCGAACAGGGTCAATAGCGATGCTTACAATGCCCTAAAAGAAAAGGCGGATATCGAAGATAAAAGAGCCACTTTCTATTAATGGTCCAATACCATTTCTAGGTATGAAAAAATTGTTTCAAAACCCTTGGATTCAAAATATCCAGGGGTTTTTTCATTGCCGGTGACCAGAATAAAATCGCCGCCCCAGGCCCCTAAACTTTTGATTTCGCCCAGTTTGTAATCAGGGAACAATCGCTTTTTTACGGGAAGTATTTGTAACACCTCTGAAACTACGGTTTCATGTTTCTTCATGAGCTGCTCAAATTCCCGCAACGAATGGGTGCTTACCATTTTTTCGGTGATTTCAGTAATGGTCTTTGTAAAAGTGCCTTTGTCAAAACTATGGTCTCTGTAAGAAGCAATGGCCTCTCTGCTGTTCTGTTTTTTGTTGAGATGTACAAAGAACAGGTTTTCATCAAAAGGAAATCTAGGGGTTACCTTCGTGATTTTTGGCAGTGTCTCCCCCAACTGATAGAGAATGGGGGTATTTGATTGGGCACAGGCAATATCGTAACCACTGCCCCCAAAGGTCTTTTGCAGTAACTGGTAAGGGTCAACATTTGCCCATTGGGCGATATTGTTGACCAAAGTGGAAGAAGAGCCCAGGCCCCAATCTCTGTGAAAGGTAAGCCTAGTCTCAACATCGTATCCTCCTTCCTCAAGAAAATCAGTATTTGATTTTTTTGCTTCTTGTAGAATAGTTGACAACGTATCGGCCATTTTAAAATCAGAAGCCGCAATGATTTTAAAGTTGCCTGGTTCAAAACTTGCCGTAAACCAAATATGGTCTCGGTCGTCGAGACTCTTCCACTGAATGGTTCGATTGCCCGTTTTTTTATATCGCAGGTGTTGCCCAAATTTCGTGGGTATAGCAAGTGCCTTGGCACCATCCAGCACAGCATATTCACCCGTCAGCAGCAGTTTTCCATGGCTGTAGAACTCAGTCATGGTGCCCATTTCTAACGTTTTCAAGCGCTTCCTTGACCGATGCATTGCTGACAATGTTGGTTTTGAAGTGATCGATGAGCTTCTCTTTTTCTTTTTCGGTGGCCCCCATTTGGTTGAGCATGTTCAACAAATGCATTTTCATGTGCCCCTTTTGAATGCCCGTTGTGACCAGTGAGCGCAAGGCCGCAAAATTTTGGGCAAGCCCGGCAACCCCCACGATTTGCATGAGCTCCCTTGCCGAAGGATTTTGTAAAATCTCCAAAGCCAGTTTTACCAAAGGATGCAATGAGGTAAGCCCTCCGACCGTGCCTAAGGCCAAGGGCACCTCCATCCAAAGCTTGAACCGTTCGTTTTCAATTTCTGCATGGGTGAGACTGGAATAGGCACCGTCTTTGGCAGCATAGGCATGAACACCGGCTTCTACGGCTCGAAAATCATTGCCCGTGGCCAGTACAACGGCGTCAATTCCGTTCATGATTCCCTTGTTGTGGGTCACCGCTCTGTAAGGGTCGCTTTTGGCAATCTGAATGGCCTGTACCATTTTTTTGGCAAAGGTTTCAGGGGGCATGTCATCTTCATTTAAAGCAGAGACAGGGCACGATACCTCGACCCTTGCCGTGCATTTGGGCACATAATTGCTCAATATTGACATGGTGATCTCGATTTCCCCGAGATGATTATGGGCAGCTTCTTTAAGGGTGGCGGCAAACTGCTCTAAGCATGAATTGATAAAGTTGGCCCCCATGGCATCTAAAGTCTCAAAGGTACAGTGCAATTGGTAGTAGCCATCAATGGCATCGGTTTTATCACGAAGCGCTATCGATTTTACGCCGCCTCCCCTTTTCTCCATGTTCTGGGTTATGGTTTTGGCCGCTACCAATAGGGTATCTTTAACCGCTTCAAAAAAAGCAAAGAGTTTGTCTTTTTCTCCATGGTAGAAAAAATGTACCTGTCCGACTTTTTCAGTATCGATTATAGTGGCTTTAAACCCGCCCCGAGACAACCAAAATTTGGCTGCTTTGCTCGCAGCGGCCACCACCGAGCTTTCTTCAATGGCCATCGGTATGGCATACAACTGATCGTTTATTAGAAAATTGGGGGCAATGGCAAAGGGCAGATAATAGTTCGATAGCGTGTTCTCGATGAATTCATCATGCAATTTTTGAACCGACATATCGGTATTCCAGTATCGGGCCAGTATTTTTTTGGCCTCTTCAGCATTGTCGGTATAGTGGTCGGCAAGCCATTCTATTTTTTCTTCCTTGCTAAATTTTGAGAACCCCTCGACCGGTTTATGCATGGTATTTTGTTAAGATTTCAAAGATAAACAATAGCCTAACATATCTGAGCTGGGAAGTATGCGATGCGGCCTGATTCTTTAGTGATGATTCTGTGCCAAAAATTTAATTTTTAGGTAAATTATTAGTAAACTTGATGGTTTTAACCAAATATTTTGCATAAATGCGAAAATACTTCTTTCCCTTGGTTGTATTCTTTCTTTCACTTACATTTTTAACGGCCCAAAAGAAACAGATTACCCTTGAGGAAATCTGGGGCGGTGCGTTTCGGACAGAACGTATGGATGTCTTGCGCTCAATGAAAGATGGCGACCATTATACGGTGTTGAATTTCAACCGAAACCCACGCAGCAGCTCATTGGACAAATATGATTACCGAACACTTGAAAAAGTGGAAACCTTGGTCACTTCTTCAGAAGAGGTGCCGTTTTTTTCATCTTATGAGTTTAGCGATGATGAGTCAAAGCTGATCTTGGCCACAGATGTAGAATCGATTTTTCGACGTTCGAAACAGGGAATCTATTATGTCTATGATCTAACTGCCAAAACGTTGACCAAGATTTCTGAGAACTTGATTCAAGAACCCGAACTGTCACCAGATGGTTCGAAGGTCGCCTATGCTTTTGATAACAACCTCTATTTGTTCGACGTGGCAAAAGGGGAAACCAAACAAATAACGACTGACGGAAAAAAGGGAAGCATTATCAATGGTATTACCGATTGGGTGTATGAAGAAGAATTTGCGTTCGTTCAGGCCTTTGAATGGAATTCAGATGGCAGTAAAATAGCTTTCTTGCGGTTTGATGAGACCCATGTGCCACATTTTTCGATGGATGTTTATGGTACGGACCTATACCCCTTTCAACACGAATTCAAATATCCTAAAGCGGGAGAGGAAAATGCCTTGGTCTCACTGCATATGTATGATGTGGGTTCTGGCGCTATAGCTGATATCGATTTGGGAGATGCCTACTACATCCCGAGGATCAAATGGATGAACAACCCTAACCATCTCAGTGTACAGACCATCAACCGCCATCAGAACCATTTAAAATTGCACAAAGTCGATACTGAAGATGTAGTCACATTGCTGCTTGAAGAAAAAGACGAAGCCTATGTCGATATACACGATAACCTCACTTTCTTAAAGAACGACGGCTTTATTTGGACCAGCGAACGCGATGGGTTCAACCATCTGTACCTATACAACAATGACGGTAAACTAAAGAACCAAATTACCAAAGGCCCTTGGGAAGTCACCGCATACTATGGCTATGACGCCAATAAAGACCGTATCTATTACCAATCGGTAGAGAATGGCTCAATCAATCGTGACGTTTATGGTATCGGTAGTTCTGGTAAAAAGAAAAAAAGGCTGACGGGGCAAGAGGGCACCAATACGGCCGATTTCAGTGCAGATTATACCTATTTTATCAATACGTTTTCGAATGCGACAACAGCCCCTGAATTTACATTGCACAGGGCTGCCGACGGTAAATTGGTCAAAAAAATTAAGGACAATTCGGCTTTGGCCGAAAAGTTGAAGGGGTATGAAATGGCACCTAAAGAATTTTCGACCATCAACGTCAGTGGTAACGACTTGAACATGTATATGATCAAACCAATTGATTTTGACCCCAACAAGAAGTATCCATTACTCATGTTCCAATATAGCGGGCCCGGTTCGCAACAGGTGGCCAATCGTTGGATGGGCGCTAACGATTACTGGCATCAACTATTGGCTTCAGAAGGCTATATCATTGCATGTGTCGATGGGCGGGGCACGGGGCTCAAAGGGCGCGATTTTAAAAAGGCCACTTATCTCAATTTGGTGAAATATGAGACTGAAGACCAGATTGCCGCTGCCAAAAAACTGAGTGAACTGCCCTATATCGATGAAGAACGTACCGGCATCTGGGGATGGAGCTTTGGCGGGCACATGAGCACCAATTGTTTGTTAAAGGGCAACGATACCTTTGAAATGGCCATTGCCGTGGCACCCGTTACCAGTTGGCGGTTCTACGATACCATCTATACAGAACGGTTTATGCGTACCCCGCAAGAGAATCCCGAAGGGTACGACAACGAATCTCCTTTTAACTATCCTGAATTGTTGAAAGGTAAATATCTCTTGGTACACGGTTCAGGCGATGACAACGTACATGTTCAGAACACCATGCGTATGATAGAGGCCCTCGTACAGGCCAACAAGCAATTTGACTGGGCCATTTACCCCGACAAGAACCATGGCATATATGGAGGCAACACACGTCTTCACCTGTTCACTAAAATGACGAAATTCATAAAAGAAAATTTATAACCAACTACGAAAACTTATGGCAGCGATTGATAAACCAGCACATCAAAAAGAACTTTTTGGACATCCGGTAGGGCTTTATGTTCTTTTCTTTACCGAAATGTGGGAACGCTTTTCCTATTACGGAATGCGGGCCATTTTGGTACTGTACCTCGTCACACAGACCACAGACCTGAACCCGGGTCTGGGATGGACGAACAAGGAAGCTCTCGTACTTTATGGTTGGTACACCATGTTGGTCTATGTGGCATCAATTCCTGGGGGAATAATAGCCGATAGAATCTTGGGCCAAAAAAAGGCCGTGATCGTGGGTGCCATTTTATTGGTGATAGGGCATAGTGTTCTCGCCATTGAACAAATGTGGGCCTTTTATACCGGTCTTGGTTTCATTATTGCCGGTGTGGGGATGCTAAAGCCCAATATCTCGACCATGGTAGGGGGGTTGTATAAAACAGGGGACATTAGAAGAGACAAGGGTTTCACCATTTTTTATATCGGTATTAACGTAGGTGCCTTTTTATCAAGTTTGATAGTCGGCTATGTAGGTGAGGTCTACGGCTGGCATTACGGATTCGGATTGGCAGGTATATGTATGTTCTTTGGCTTGATCCAATTCATATTTGGCCAAAAGTACCTAAAAGGTGTCGGGGAGTATTTAGGGAAATCGGATAAGGAAGAAGACCGGGAAGCTTTAAAGAGGCCGCTTACCAAAATTGAAAAAGACAGGGTAATCGTGCTCATTCTTTCTTTCTTGATGGTCATCGTATTTTTTGGAGCGTTCGAGCAGGCCGGAGGGTTGATGAACATTTATGCCAAAGACTATACCAATAGAATGTTGATGGGTTGGGAAGTGCCGGCCTCATGGTTCCAATCGTTGAATGCATTTTTCATTATCACCTTGGGTACGGCGGTCGCAACCTTTTGGGCCAATCGTAAACTAAAAGGGAAAGAAGCCTCTTCACTGTTCAAAATGATAATGGGATTGATCATAATGGGTACCGGATTTTTGTTCATGACCGCGGCTACGGCAGAATATCAGAGCTCAGGTTCATCGGCCATGTACTGGTTGGTACTTGCCTATTTGTTCCATACAGTGGGTGAATTGAGTCTTTCACCCGTTTCTTTGTCATTTGTCACCAAATTGGCCCCAGCAAAATATGCATCGTTAATGATGGGCCTATATTTCGCCACCACAGGATTGGGCAATAAAGTGGCTGGGCTTCTAGGAGAATCTGCATCAGAATTTGGAGAATATGCCGTGTTCACGGGCATTGCACTGTTCTGTATACTCTTTGGCCTACTGATCTGGGCATTCATCAAAAAATTAAAGGCCCTGACCCATGGTGCTGAAGACAATGAACGAAAAATGACAACGGAGGAACTCACCTAGAAGCTAACTTCAGTTTTTTGTCAGGTCATAAAAATATGCTCCCTTTTCACCTGTATGGTGAAAGGGGATTTTTCTTTTCAGGCAGGTTTGCCGCCAACGGGCAACATGACCATTGTAGTTGCTGCCGTCTGCAATGATTTGTACCGGTTTCAGGCTATCGATCAGTCGCTCTAGGTTTATTCGGGGCGATTGGGTAATCAAGAGGTAGTCGGTTTGTTTGGGATAAACACCAAGACTGTCCATCACATAGAGCATTTTATTGCCAAGATGATAGCTGTTTTGCATTAGAAGCGAGCTGACCGAATCAATACGTTCACCGACAACATAATCGGTAACGATGCGATTTTTTGCTTCCTTTCCCGTTGCGGAATAAATGACCACAACGTCACCTTTGTGGTGTAGTATCATTGAATTTTTGGTTTGATGGGCGACTAAAAGTGATTCCTTTTCCTTATGCCGTGTCGTTTGAACGATGACCCATACTTGAAAAAGAATGACACTGCTGCCCAAGGCCATGATATTTTTGAACTTCGGTCTTGTTAAAGTGAAAACCAGGGCAAAAATAATGACGTAGGCGAGCAGCATCTGAACAACATCGAAAGAGATGTTGGTGAACAAAAAGGTTTCTTGTTGGGCCACAAAACCGATGATGGTGTTCATTCCCTTGATAATAGTATTATAACCCGTAACAAGTATTGGGGGCAACGCATTCAACAAAGCAAGGGCAATGACAAGCATTCCACCGCCCAGGATCACGCCCAAAAAAGGAACGACCACAAGATTTGAGATAAAGAACAAAGCCGGAAATTGATGAAAATGGAAAAGGCTCAACGGCAATACCCCCAATTGGGCGGCCACACTGACGGAGACCAATTGCCAAACTCTTTTGGGGAGAAAACCTTTCGGCTCCCAAAAACGCTGAAGTTTTGGGTAGAGCCAAACAATGGCAAAAACGGCTGCATAACTCATTTGAAAACCTACTTGAAAAAGAAAGAGCGGCTTAAAGAGCAAAATGAAGAACATTGACCATACAATGGTGTTGAACGTGTTGGTCGGTCGGTTCAATTGCATGGCGTAGGCCACAAACGAGAACATGGTCACCGCCCTGACGATTGAGGGTGAAAGTCCTGCAACAAAGGCAAAACCCCATAAGCATACCAAAATTGTGACCAATTTTAAAGTCTTGCCATGGGGAAGTGACTCCAGGGGAGTCAATAGCAACTGTAGAAGCAAAAGCAAAATACCTATGTGCAGTCCTGAAATGGCCAAAATATGTACGGCCCCTGCATTTTTATAGTTGTCATAGGTTTCTCCAGAGAGCTCACTGCGTTCACCCAATAACAGCGCTTGCATTACCGAGACCTCATCACTGCCAAAATCATGTTGCTTGAGCTTTGAAATGATTTTCTGTCTGAGGTTTTGGGCAAGGCCGTATACTGTCGTTGTTTGTCTTTCGAATTGAACCAGTTGCCCTGAACCGATTCTCAATTCATGAAAAATGCCCTGTTTCCTCAAATAATCCCTGTAATCGAATTGATGGGGGTTCAGAGGGGGGTTGATAGTGTTGAGCTTGCCATAGGCGACAAATTCGTCATCTACATAAAGCCTTTTTGGTATGGTTTCCCTTGAAATGTTCACCACAATTGTACCCCTTGCCGGGTTCTGGTCAATTTGTATGATCTCTGCCAAATAGCGATACGAAAAACCAGTGTGCTTCAGTGGCTCTGAAATTCTTGCCCTGAACGTATGGTACGATGTGATTTCTTGCCCAAGATAGCCTTGTGCCTGGTTTTTTGGATGGGTGAAACCAACAACCATGATACCCAAAGAAATAGTGCCCAATACGACCACTATTGCAAAAATGGAAAATACCCGACCCCGTCTTTTTCGAATGTTCAGGCCCAACAAAATCAGAAGGACACAAAAGACTATAAAAAAAGGTTTTGGAGGTATCTCAAGATAAAAACCCAAGATTATTCCAAAGACAAGGCCCAAAGTGAGTCTGACCGAGACCAATTGAAAGAACCCCATCACAATACGCGGGTGGCTTTCACGAAAGCATAGTTCCAATAGCCATCGCGAAGAGACGAAATGATAACGCCCCTTGAGCTGGTAGAATGTATGAATTTAATATCACCACCATCAACATCGACCACTAGGCCCACATGGTTGATTCGCTTGCCCCGTTTTCGGGTCTTAAAGAACAAAAGATCCCCTTTTCTAACTTTTCCAACCTTTATCTTTCGCCCCTCATTGGCCATTTCATATGAAATACGTGGGAATTCGATGCCGTGTTCCTTAAAAGAAATGTAGAGTAATCCAGAGCAGTCCATGCCTTTTCGTGTAGTACCTCCAAATTTGTAGCGCACCCCTGAAAAGGTCATGGCCGTGGCAATGATCCGTTCCGCTTTTTCATCGACTACGATTTCTGGCTTACTTTCCTCGTCTGAAGGCAAATGGTCTGATTCATTGGCTTCAACCGAGACCGTTCTTTTTTTGCCATACGTTGTCTTTTTCTTGACGACACCACAGCCAATGAACAAAAGCAAAGAAAAAAAGAGGAAGATTTTTTTTGTCATCCAAGAAAGTAACGGTTTCTTGGATGTTAAAATTACATATTTTCAAGAATTAACGAAGCAGCTCTGTCACTGGCACCTCCTCCTCCCAATTTCCTTCTCAAGGTTTCATAGTCTGAAAGCATCTGATTACGTAGGGGGCCATCGAGTATTTTTGTAAGCTCGGTTTTGAGGTTTTTGGTAGTTAGTCCACCCTGGATCAGTTCTTTCACCACTTCTTTGTCCATAATCAAATTCACCAAAGAAATATGGTCGAGGGTAATAATGCGTTTTGCGATTTGGTATGAAATCCAATTGCCCTTGTAGCAGACCACTTGTGGCACCTTGAAGAGTGCGGTTTCCAATGTTGCGGTACCACTGGTCACCAAAGCTGCATGGGCGTTGTGCAAAAGCGGGTAGGTCTGGTTTGAAACGAACGAAACAGAATTGTTCAGAAAGCTTTTGTAAAAGGTTTCATCAAGGCTTGGCGCCCCTGCGATCACAAATTGATATTCTTGAAAGTCTCTGGTGATAGAGAGCATGACCTTGAGCATTTTTTCCACTTCCTGTTTACGGCTTCCGGGCAACAGGGCTATAATGGGTTTCTGTGGATGGAGACCGTTCTGCCCTCGAAATGCCTCTTGATCGAGAAGTTCAGTGTTCTCGATGGCATCGATCAAGGGATGACCCACAAAATCAACCGGGTAACCATGCTTCTTTTCATAGAAATCCTTTTCAAAAGGAAGAATCACGTACATATGGTCGATGTCTCTCTTGATGGCAGCGATACGGCTTTCACGAGAGGCCCAGATCTGGGGAGAAATGTAGTAATTGGTCTTGAAGCCTTTCCGTTTCGCCCATTTTGCAATACGAAGGTTGAAACCTGAAAAATCGATGAAAATGATGACATCAGGTTTGAAGGCCTCAATATCTTTTTTGCAGTAGCTGATATTGGCAATGATACTGGGTATGTTGGCGACCACTTCCAAAAATCCCATGAAGGCCATTTCTTTATAGTGTTTGGCCAGTTCACCGCCTGCCTTTTGCATCAAATCGCCGCCAAAGCACCGAATATTTGCCTTACTGTCCTTTTTTTTTAAGGCCTTGATAAGATTGGATCCGTGCAGATCACCAGAAGCCTCACCAGCTATGATATAGTATTTCATAGTCAGAAGATTTTGTAGAACAGAATGATCAGGGCCGTCAATAGGGTGGCAATCATGACACCCCTTGCCCGCAGGTCCCTTTTTATGCGAAGAAATCCAAAAAAGGCCACCAAATTCAAAATGGCACCCAGTGCGAGAAGGCTTCCCAAGTGATCTTGGACCACAGCGGTCTTCAAGGTCTCGGCGACTCCCATGTTTGAAAAGAGCAGAATATAGAGTAGTGTTCCAAAGGTATTGGCAATGATGCCCACGACAAAACCGATGATGATTTCTTTATTTCTCATTCAATGTCCAATTATTCAATTGTGGTATGGCATGGTGCGCAGTAAGGTCGAATTGGGTAGGTACGATCGATATAAATCCGTTGGCCAGTGCCCATTCGTCGGTATCTTGCCCTTTGTCCAAAAGCTCAAATTCACCGGTCAACCAGTAGTATTCCTTGCCTGATGGGCTGGTTCGCTTGTCAAATTTTTCCTTCCAGTTTGCCCGTGCCTGTCGGCAAACTTTGATGCCATTGGGCAAAGTGCCGTTTGTTTTCGGAATGTTCACATTGAGCACCGTACCTTTTGGAATGCCATTTTTCAGTGTTTCTGAGACAATCTTTTTGACAAACTTCAATGAGGGCTGAAAATCGGCGTCCCATCCATAGTCACAAAGCGAAAAACCAATGGCGGGCACACCCTCGATACCGGCTTCTATGGCTGCACTCATGGTGCCCGAGTAAATGACATTGATAGATGAATTCGAACCGTGGTTTATGCCGCTTACGCAGATATCGGGCCTACGGTCCAACAACTCTTGTAACGCCAATTTTACACAATCTGCCGGGGTACCGCTACAACTATATTCTGCCGGGGCACCATTTTCTTTATCGACGACCATTCGTGTAGAATAGAGCGTATTGTCAATGGTTATGGCATGGCCCATACCTGATTGGGGACTGTCTGGAGCAACCACTACGACATCGCCGATCTCTTTCATCACAACGATTAAGGCCCTGAGCCCAGGTGCTGTAATGCCGTCATCATTGGTCACAAGAATCAAGGGTTTTTCCATCGGGCATACTTAACTGGGCAAAAATACGTTTTTCAAAAGGATAAGGTGGGTATGGCGTTTAACAAAAAATTAAATGCGGTACCAAATACTGGCATGGTTTTTTCAGTATCTTAGAGAATTGGAAGAAGTACTAATGTAGAGGGATTTACGAAAGACCTGTGGAAATGAGGAAGTATCTCCCACCTAAAAACATATTTATGAAAAAGAATTTCACATTGGCCCTCTTGGTTATTCTCGTTGCGGTCGCTTCTTGTAGCTTTACCAATAAGTCGTTTGAGACCAATGATAAAGATAAGCTCTTGTTGGATTTGATAACCTATGTGCTTGAAAAGGGCCATTATGAACCCAAAGACATCAATGATACGTTCTCTTCGAATGTTTTTGATGACTTTATCGATATCATTGACCCCACGAAACGTTACTTTCTACAGAGCGATATCGATGGGTTCGAGCAATACCGGTTTCAAATCGATGACCAAATCAAGAACACTGACATCACCTTCTTTAATTTGGTCTATCAACGTTTGATGAAACGTATGGGTGAGGCCAAGGAAATCTACAAGGAAATTCTGGCTGAATCTTTTGATTATAATGTTGAGGAAAGTATCAATATCGACTATAGGGAAGAATCTTTTGCAGCCAATAAAAAAGAACTGAAAGAGCGTTGGCGAAAGCAGTTGAAATATAATACGCTTGGTGTCTTTGACAATAAGATAGCCGATTTGCGCCAAGCGGCAGGTTATAGCAAAGATGGCTCTGAAGATATTGTAGGTGTAGATGTTGGTTCAACTACAAAGAGCATTAAGGTACCCAATACCGAAAGCTTGGGAGACATGACCATAGCGGAAGTAGAGGTAGATGCGAGAGAAACCACAAAGAAAACACTCGATGAGTTTTTTGATTTTGTCGATGATCTTGAGCGAAAAGATTGGTTCGTTCAGTACGTGAACACCATTGTTGACGAGTTTGACCCACACACGTTTTATTTTGCCCCTGATGAGAAAGATAAATTTGACATCAGTATGTCGGGCAAATTTGAAGGTATTGGTGCCCGGCTACAAAAAAAGCCAGAAGGCGCACGAATTGTGGAGATTATTTCTGGAGGACCGGTATGGAGAGAACAGAGTCTTGAAGTGGGTGATGAAATCATAAAAGTGGGCCAAGAGAATGAAGAGCCGATCGATATTGTGGGTATGAGGCTTGATGATGCCATCAAGTTGATAAAGGGTCCAAAGGGGACAGTGGTGAATTTGACCGTTCGTCGTGTAGATGGTACCATAGAAATGATTTCGGTAACCAGAGATGTCGTGGTTTTAGAAGAGTCATATGCCAAATCGGCAACGGTCATAAAAGACGATTTGAAGTATGGTATCATTCATTTGCCCAAATTTTATGTTGATTTTGAGGATTATTCTGAAAGAAATGCTGCTACAGACGTTGCCAAAGAAGTTGAGCGATTGAAAGAAGAGGGTGTTGAAGGCCTTATTTTAGATTTACGCGACAATGGTGGTGGATCGCTGAAAACCGTTGTTGAAATGGCGGGCTTGTTCATCAAAGATGGCCCTATTGTACAGGTAAGGTCATCTGGCCAGCGCAAAGAAGTTCATGAAGACAAAGATGAGCGCATTCAATGGGATGGCCCCTTGGTGATATTGGTCAATGAGTTGTCGGCATCTGCCTCAGAGATTTTGGCTGCGGCCATGCAAGATTATAAGCGTGCCATTGTAATCGGTAGCAAGCAAACCTTTGGCAAGGGAACGGTTCAGAATGTGATTCCTTTAGATAATATTGTCAGAAGCAACGAACATGGTGATTTGGGCGCAATCAAACTGACCACCCAGAAATTTTACCGTATCAATGGCGGTTCTACCCAGTTAGAGGGCGTTAAAAGCGATATTGTGGTGCCAGACAGGTACAGCTATATTGACTTAGGAGAGAAAGATCAAGA is a window from the Muricauda sp. SCSIO 65647 genome containing:
- a CDS encoding GYDIA family GHMP kinase; its protein translation is MGTMTEFYSHGKLLLTGEYAVLDGAKALAIPTKFGQHLRYKKTGNRTIQWKSLDDRDHIWFTASFEPGNFKIIAASDFKMADTLSTILQEAKKSNTDFLEEGGYDVETRLTFHRDWGLGSSSTLVNNIAQWANVDPYQLLQKTFGGSGYDIACAQSNTPILYQLGETLPKITKVTPRFPFDENLFFVHLNKKQNSREAIASYRDHSFDKGTFTKTITEITEKMVSTHSLREFEQLMKKHETVVSEVLQILPVKKRLFPDYKLGEIKSLGAWGGDFILVTGNEKTPGYFESKGFETIFSYLEMVLDH
- a CDS encoding peptide MFS transporter; amino-acid sequence: MAAIDKPAHQKELFGHPVGLYVLFFTEMWERFSYYGMRAILVLYLVTQTTDLNPGLGWTNKEALVLYGWYTMLVYVASIPGGIIADRILGQKKAVIVGAILLVIGHSVLAIEQMWAFYTGLGFIIAGVGMLKPNISTMVGGLYKTGDIRRDKGFTIFYIGINVGAFLSSLIVGYVGEVYGWHYGFGLAGICMFFGLIQFIFGQKYLKGVGEYLGKSDKEEDREALKRPLTKIEKDRVIVLILSFLMVIVFFGAFEQAGGLMNIYAKDYTNRMLMGWEVPASWFQSLNAFFIITLGTAVATFWANRKLKGKEASSLFKMIMGLIIMGTGFLFMTAATAEYQSSGSSAMYWLVLAYLFHTVGELSLSPVSLSFVTKLAPAKYASLMMGLYFATTGLGNKVAGLLGESASEFGEYAVFTGIALFCILFGLLIWAFIKKLKALTHGAEDNERKMTTEELT
- a CDS encoding ComEC/Rec2 family competence protein, whose translation is MGFFQLVSVRLTLGLVFGIILGFYLEIPPKPFFIVFCVLLILLGLNIRKRRGRVFSIFAIVVVLGTISLGIMVVGFTHPKNQAQGYLGQEITSYHTFRARISEPLKHTGFSYRYLAEIIQIDQNPARGTIVVNISRETIPKRLYVDDEFVAYGKLNTINPPLNPHQFDYRDYLRKQGIFHELRIGSGQLVQFERQTTTVYGLAQNLRQKIISKLKQHDFGSDEVSVMQALLLGERSELSGETYDNYKNAGAVHILAISGLHIGILLLLLQLLLTPLESLPHGKTLKLVTILVCLWGFAFVAGLSPSIVRAVTMFSFVAYAMQLNRPTNTFNTIVWSMFFILLFKPLFLFQVGFQMSYAAVFAIVWLYPKLQRFWEPKGFLPKRVWQLVSVSVAAQLGVLPLSLFHFHQFPALFFISNLVVVPFLGVILGGGMLVIALALLNALPPILVTGYNTIIKGMNTIIGFVAQQETFLFTNISFDVVQMLLAYVIIFALVFTLTRPKFKNIMALGSSVILFQVWVIVQTTRHKEKESLLVAHQTKNSMILHHKGDVVVIYSATGKEAKNRIVTDYVVGERIDSVSSLLMQNSYHLGNKMLYVMDSLGVYPKQTDYLLITQSPRINLERLIDSLKPVQIIADGSNYNGHVARWRQTCLKRKIPFHHTGEKGAYFYDLTKN
- a CDS encoding S9 family peptidase, whose translation is MRKYFFPLVVFFLSLTFLTAQKKQITLEEIWGGAFRTERMDVLRSMKDGDHYTVLNFNRNPRSSSLDKYDYRTLEKVETLVTSSEEVPFFSSYEFSDDESKLILATDVESIFRRSKQGIYYVYDLTAKTLTKISENLIQEPELSPDGSKVAYAFDNNLYLFDVAKGETKQITTDGKKGSIINGITDWVYEEEFAFVQAFEWNSDGSKIAFLRFDETHVPHFSMDVYGTDLYPFQHEFKYPKAGEENALVSLHMYDVGSGAIADIDLGDAYYIPRIKWMNNPNHLSVQTINRHQNHLKLHKVDTEDVVTLLLEEKDEAYVDIHDNLTFLKNDGFIWTSERDGFNHLYLYNNDGKLKNQITKGPWEVTAYYGYDANKDRIYYQSVENGSINRDVYGIGSSGKKKKRLTGQEGTNTADFSADYTYFINTFSNATTAPEFTLHRAADGKLVKKIKDNSALAEKLKGYEMAPKEFSTINVSGNDLNMYMIKPIDFDPNKKYPLLMFQYSGPGSQQVANRWMGANDYWHQLLASEGYIIACVDGRGTGLKGRDFKKATYLNLVKYETEDQIAAAKKLSELPYIDEERTGIWGWSFGGHMSTNCLLKGNDTFEMAIAVAPVTSWRFYDTIYTERFMRTPQENPEGYDNESPFNYPELLKGKYLLVHGSGDDNVHVQNTMRMIEALVQANKQFDWAIYPDKNHGIYGGNTRLHLFTKMTKFIKENL
- a CDS encoding C40 family peptidase gives rise to the protein MTKKIFLFFSLLLFIGCGVVKKKTTYGKKRTVSVEANESDHLPSDEESKPEIVVDEKAERIIATAMTFSGVRYKFGGTTRKGMDCSGLLYISFKEHGIEFPRISYEMANEGRKIKVGKVRKGDLLFFKTRKRGKRINHVGLVVDVDGGDIKFIHSTSSRGVIISSLRDGYWNYAFVKATRVL
- a CDS encoding hydroxymethylglutaryl-CoA reductase, degradative, which gives rise to MHKPVEGFSKFSKEEKIEWLADHYTDNAEEAKKILARYWNTDMSVQKLHDEFIENTLSNYYLPFAIAPNFLINDQLYAIPMAIEESSVVAAASKAAKFWLSRGGFKATIIDTEKVGQVHFFYHGEKDKLFAFFEAVKDTLLVAAKTITQNMEKRGGGVKSIALRDKTDAIDGYYQLHCTFETLDAMGANFINSCLEQFAATLKEAAHNHLGEIEITMSILSNYVPKCTARVEVSCPVSALNEDDMPPETFAKKMVQAIQIAKSDPYRAVTHNKGIMNGIDAVVLATGNDFRAVEAGVHAYAAKDGAYSSLTHAEIENERFKLWMEVPLALGTVGGLTSLHPLVKLALEILQNPSARELMQIVGVAGLAQNFAALRSLVTTGIQKGHMKMHLLNMLNQMGATEKEKEKLIDHFKTNIVSNASVKEALENVRNGHHD